Part of the Actinomyces howellii genome, CTCGTCGACCACCGCCAGGTGCGGGAGGTCGACCCCCGCCGCCTCGAGGGCAGGACCGTCATCGACACCAGGGGCGTGTGGTGAGCCCGCAGGCCCGGGGGCCGGCAGGCCCCGCGAGCAGGGAGGACCGGGGGATGCGCCTGCGGGGGCTCGAGGCGCCGGGGGACTGGGCGATCAGCGACCAGGCGGTCCTCGTGCCCCGCCACGGGCAGCAGGTGCCTGACCTGTCCTTCATCGGCACGGGCTGCACGATCGTGGCCGACCTTGACGACCTGCCCGCGCACTGTCTGCGCGCCGCGGTCCTCCACGACCGCGCCGAGTCGGTCCTCGAGGTCCTGCGCTGGATGCGGGCCGTTCCCGGCCGCGGCGTCGACCTGGTCATGTCCGAGGACTGGGAGAACCTCCTGAGCCAGCTCATCGAGCTCGACCCCTGCGTGGCGCTCGACCGGTTCGGGTGGTCCTGCGGGCACCTCGTGGTGGGGATGACCGCCCCCCGGGACGAGGACCCTCCCGCCACGGACTTCCTCCAGGGCCTGACCATCGGCCTCGGCTCGCACCGGGCCCCGGGACACGGCGCGGAGCCGTCCTGCGGCCCGCGACCCGCCGACCTGGAGCGTCTGCACTCCCTCGTGGAGTTCATCGCCCAGCACCCCGGCCTGGGCCGCCGGCCCGATCCCGCCCCGGCCCTCGACGCCACGGACCGGGCGGTGCTCGTGAGGCTGCGCAACGACCACGACGCCCTGGAGCGACGCTACGCCGCGCTGGCGGGCTCCCGACTGGGATCACTGACCCTGCGCTACTGGCGATGGAGGAGGGCGAGACGATGACCGCGACGACCAAGACGACGACCGGGACGAGGGACCCGGACTACCCCCGGCGCCTCCTGCTCGACGAGGCCTTCCTGTCAGCCGAGCTCGAGGAGCTCGCTCAGCGCAGGAGCGGGCCCCATCCCGTCGCCCACGACCACCGAGCCGGCCCGCGCCAGGAGGCGGTCCCCGGGGTGTCGGTCGTCGTGGCCACCTGCCGGGGGGCCGACAGGCTGGCCACGATGATGAGGTCCCTGTCGCGTCAGACGCTGCCCGCCGCCCTCTTCGAGGTCGTCGTCGTGTGCAACGGCCCCGACGACGGCTCGATGGAGCTGCTCGACAGGCTCGCCGGGCTCTACCCCGAGCTGACGGTGCGCGCCGTCGCGACCGGTGAGGCCAGCGCCGGCGGGGCGCGCAACATCGGCCTGGCCATGGCGCGGCGGCGGTTCGTCACGATGCTCGATGACGACGACGAGCTCGAGCCGCGTTTCCTGGCCACGGCCCTCGACCACGCGGGGGAGGGAACCGTGGTCCTGCTGCCTATCGTCGACGTCTCCCCAGCGGGCCGGCGCGAGGAGCGCAACCACCTCAACCTGAGGATCTCTCGACTGGCCGGGCGCCGGCTGCCCGTCCACGAGGCTCCGTGGGCGCTGGGATTCAACGCGTGCAAGCTCGTCGAGACCAGTGTGGCCCGCCGCTTCACCTACGACCCGGCCCTGAGCAGCGGGGAGGACGTCGTCTACTTCGCCCACCTGCTCACCGTCCCGGGACTGACGCTGACCGTTCCCGCCGCCGCGGAGGAGTCCGCCTACCTGCGCCACCTGTCCGAGCACTCCGTGTCCCGGGGCTCCGACACCTTCGACTTCGCCGTGCGCCAGCGCCTGGAGTGCGTCCGCCGGCTCATGGACATCGAGCTCGAGGACGACGCGGCCGCCGACCGGGCCCGGCGCCGGCTCGTCGAGGCCCAGATGGCCTTCACCGCCCGCTACCTCCAGGACCGTCCCGAGCTCCGGGAGGAGGCCATGGAGATCGCCGCCGACCAGGGCCTGACCAGGGCGCCGCTCCACCTCCTCAACAAGGGGCTGGCACGTGACCTGGCCTTCCTGTACTGCTTCGCCCCCTACTCCGACAGCTCGGCGGTCGTGGCGGCCAAGGCGCTGGTCGAGCGCGGGCGCGTCACCGACGTCATCACCGCCACGATGGACGGGGTGCGTCGACGGGATCCCGACGTGCGCGCCGTCGTCGAGCGGTGGCTCGACGAGCTCGTCGTCATCGAGACCCGTCCCTCCTTCGCCGGGTGGGGCGACATCGGCGCCTACGCCACCCAGGCGCTGGCCGCCGCCGAGGAGCGGGCTGCGGTCAAGCACTACGAGCGCATGTACTCCCGGGCCCTGTGGGTGGGCTCCCACGTCGCCGCGGCGCTCTACAAGCTCCGTCACTGGACGGTGCGGTGGTCGGCCGAGTTCTCCGACCCCATGCGCAGGGACGCCCAGGGCGTGCCCCGTGTCGGGCCCTTCGAGGACGACGACGTCTCCCGCAGGCTCCTGGCGGGCGTGCGCGCACGGGGCTTCGACCACGAGCTGGTGACCAGCTGCTTCGACCTGGTCGAGCTGGCGACCTTCGTCCTGGCCGACGAGCTCATCTTCACCAACGCCAACCAGATGGAGTACATGCTCGCGGACTACGACGACCCCCGCCTGCGCAGGCTCGTACGCGGCAAGGCGACCGTCCGCCACCACCCCGTGCCCCCCGCCACGGCCTACGAGGCGGTTGACGCCGACCTCGTGCTGCCCCAGGGCTGCGTCAACATCGCCTACTTCGGCTCCTTCTACCCCTCACGTGGCATCGGAGAGGTCCTCGTGGCCCTGGCCGGCCTCGACGAGACCCGCAGACGACGGGTCAGGCTCCACGTCTTCACCAACCAGCCCGACCAGGTGCGCGAGCAGGTCGCGGTCATGGGCATGGCCCCCCAGGTCCACGCCGCGCCCTACCTGCCCTACCTGGCCTTCCTCAACGCCTGCACCCGCTTCGACGTGCTGCTCGTCAACGACGTGGTGCGCGACCCGTCGATGAGCATCAACCCGTTCCTGCCCTCGAAGTACTCCGACTACCTCGGTTCGGGCAGGGCGATCTGGGGACTGCTCGACGAGGGCTCGGCCCTGTCGGCCATGGACCTGGACTACAGGGCGCGAGTGGGTGACGTCGTCGACATCCGCCGCACGCTCGAGAGGATCGTCGACGACCTCGGGTAGGTGCCCGACCCCGCAGGCGGACGCGCTGGGCGCCGCCACTGACCACCGCAAGGAGTGAACCGCATGTTCCGCCTTCCCGCCCTGGGCGCCTCGCTGACGCTCGCCCCGCAGCTGCGCACCCGGCGCGACGTGGAGGACAAGGCCTACCTCGTCACGGTGAGCGTCCCGGGCCTGGAGCCCCAGGAGCTGAGGTCGGTCCCGGGCATCGAGGGCTACACCTGGTCCCTGTCGGTGGTCGCCTTCTACCGCTACGTCCCCGAGCTGCCCCGGGGCGCCGTCCACACCATGCCCGCCCTGCGCCTGCCCGAGGGCGTCGACGAGCTCGAGGCGCGGATCCGGCCCTGGCTCGCCCAGTACCCGGTCGAGGAGGTCTTCGAGCCCCTGCGCCTGGCCGGCACCGTGCGGATGGGGCAGCCCGGGGTGAGCACGTCGCTGCTCGTCCAGGAGGTCGAGGAGGTCGTCCTGCCATGAGGGTCTCGGTGGTCATCGGGTTCCGCGACTGGGGCGCGGGGCGCCTCGAGCTGGCGGCCAGGAGCGTCCTGGAGTCGCTGGCGGGTCTGGACGGTCAGCTCATCGTCTCCGACTACGGCTCCCGCGACCCCGAGCCCGCCAGGGCGGTGGCCGCCGGACTGGGCGTGGCTCACGTGTACACCCCGGTCCAGGGTCCCTGGTCGCGCTCGCGTGCCCTCAACGCCGGCTTCGCCCTGAGCGACGGCGACCTGCTCGTGTCGACCGACGCCGACATGCTATTCGCCCCCGGAACCTTCCCGCGCGTCGTGCGCACCGCCCGCAGGCACGCCGGTGCGGCCCTGTTCATGCAGTGCCGGGACCTGCCTGTGGGCATGGACGACCAGTGGCTGCGCCTCCACCGGCCCGACTGGGCCGACCTGGAGCGGGCGGCCCGTCTGCGCCCCCGCTGGGGCATGGGGGGCATGATGGCCATCCCCCGTGCAGGCTTCGAGGCCCTGCGCGGCTTCGACGAGCGCTTCCACACCTACGGGGAGAGGATCTCGACCTCGCGCTGCGCGCCCGACGGGCCGGCTACCGGACCGTGTGGGTCGACCACCCCGAGGCGCGGATGTACCACATGTGGCACCCCTCGTCCAAGACCGCGGCGGACTGCGCCCCCGGGGGCCGGGAGGCGGTCGAGGCCAACCGCAGGATCCTCACGCAGGACCCCTCCTGGGTGAGGAACGTCGTGGGATGGAGGCACCCGCTGCCCGACCGCGGCCCGCTGGTGACCGTGGCCATCGCCACCCGCGACCGCGCCGGGCTCCTGCGCGAGACGCTGGCCTCCGTTCTCCTCCAGACCGTCGAGGACTTCGAGGTCGTCGTCGTCGACGACGGCTCCCAGGACTCCATCCGCGACGTCGTCGAGTCCTTCGCCGACCCCCGCCTGCGCTACGCCCGCCAGGATCCGGCCGGGATCTCGGCCGCCCGCAACCACGCCCTGGACATCAGCCGGGGCCGGTACACGGCGGTCCTGGACGACGACGACCTCATGCACCCCCGGCGCCTGGAGTGGCAGCTCGCCGCCCTGGAGGGGGACGCGGTCGGCACGGTCGGGGCCTTCGTCAACTTCGACGACACGACCGGCACGACGAGCCTGTGCCTGGGGCGCAGACCGGTCCGCGAGGCGACCTCAGGCATCGGTGGCGCTCCCGGGCACGGCACGTGGATGATCCGCACCGACGTCATGCGGGCCGTCCGGTACGACGAGACCCTGGCGACAGGCGTCGACAACGACTTCATGCTCAGGCTCCTGCGCACCGGCGCCCACCTCGTCCACACCGGCAAGGCCCTCACCCTCAGGCGCCTGCACCCCCAGCAGGTCTCCCGCTGCCAGACCTCGGGCCCCTCGGCCGCCTCACGCAGGTCCCTGGGCTTCCTCGACTTCCGCGTCGACCCCCGGACCATGGAGGCCTACGAGGAGTCCCTGCGGCGGGAGGGGGCCTTCCCTCATGTCGAGGACACCTCCGCCCTGGTCGACAGCATCCGCCCCTACCTGCCCGACGGGCTCGTGCGCCGGGAGCTCGACGTCGACTGCTCGGGCGTGGAGGCCCGCGAGCTCGAGCTCCTGCGTGCCCGCCTGGAGGGGCGTGGCTCGCTGCGCAGCCTCATGGTCGACGGCAGGCTCGTCAGCCGTCACCTCCTCGTGTCCGGTGCCACCTACGAGGACATGGGCGTGCTGCGCCGCGCGGGACTGGGGTGGGAGGCGGCCGTGGTCGAGGCCTGCGACGACCCAGCCCAGGTGACCGCGGGCCGACACGACCTCGGGTGGCTGGCCGAGGTGCTGTCCTGCGGCCCGATCGGGCGGCGCCGGTGGCGGTGCGTCGTCGTGCTGCCCGGCGGGCGGGGCGAGCCGTCCCCGCAGGACCCGGCCGTCGAGGTCCACGAGCTGTGCCGTCGCGTGGAGGACCGCGAGGAGCGGTGGTGCCTGTGGCTCGTCATGGAGCCGATCGACGTCCTCGCGCTCCCCGGGGCGCAGGGAGCCTGGTTCGTGGTCGGCGACCCGGCTCAGGACCCCACGGGACCCGACCAGGAGGTACCGGCATGAGGATCACCTACTCGACCACCCCCGCCCACGAGGCCGAGCTGAGGGCGCACGTGGAGGACTACGACGCCTATCCGCCGGTGAGGTCCCTGCTCATCGACTACGAGCCGGTCGCCCGCCACCCCGACCGCCTGGCCCTGGCGGCCTACCTGGCCTTCGGGCGCTTCGCCTCCGGGCGCCTTGAGGTGCCCGGGTGGGTCAGTCCGGCCCTGGCCGCCGCCATCCGCACCGACTCCTGGGGTCTTGTCGAGGACGTCGGTCCTGTCGAGTACCACCCCAAGGGGCTGCCCGAGGGAGTGACCTCAGCGCGCCTGAGCACGGCCCTGCCCCACCGGGCGGGGGATGAGGCCGTCATCGCGGTCCTGCCCTCGGACCGCTGGAACGGGTGCCTGCGCTCCCAGCGGAGCCTCCTGGTGGGCGCCAACTCCCACATGCTCGCCGGTGACCCGGCCGGGGTGCGCGCGCACCTGGCGGTTGCCGTGCTCGTGGCTGAGGACATGGCCGTGGACTCGATCGCCGTCTCGGCGTCCCAGGCGGGTGAGGACCAGCTCGGGGCGTTGGCCGCCCTCCTGCAGCCCGCGCGGCTGGGCCTGGAGGTCGTCGACGGGCCGGCCGAGGGCTGAGCGGAGGCTGAGTCGAGGGCTGAGTGGAGGGCCGAGGCGAAGACCCGCCGAGGGCCGAGTCGAGGGCCGATTGGAGGGCCGGGCAGCATCCGGTGCTGCTCAGCCCGCCTCCTTGGGGCTGCGGGCCGTCTCAGGTGCCCGCGCCTCCCGGTCCGGCCGCCACCGCAGCCGCGCCTCGGTGAGCACCGACTCGGCGCGCTCGGGCTGGTCCTGGGACACCGCCCACGACCAGCGCCGGTAGTCGGCGGCCACCTCGGGGGCGGGCCCGTCGGCGACGACCCGGCCCCGCATGAGCCAGATCGCCCGGGTGCAGGTCTCCTCGACCGTCTGGGCCGCGTGGGACACGAGGAACACCGTCCCGGCGGCGGCGAGCATCTGGGCGATGACGGCCTCGCTGCGCTCCTTGAAGGCCGCGTCGCCCGTGCCCAGGGCCTCGTCGATGAGAAGGATGTCGGGCCTGGCGGCGGCCGAGATCGCGAAGCGCAGCCGCGAGGCCATGCCCGAGGAGTAGGTCCGCATCGGACGGTGGATGGCCTGCCCGATCCCGGACAGCTCGACGACCCCCTCGAGGGCGTCCCGGGCCTGTGAGCGGGTCATCCCCATGGCCAGGCAGCCCAGGATCACGTTGCGCTCACCCGACAGCGCGGGCACGAGCGCGGCGTTGACCCCCAGGAGCACCGGCTGGGAGCGGGCCAGCACGGTGCCCGAGGTGGGCGGCTCGAGCCCGGCCACCGAGCGCAGCAGCGTCGACTTTCCCGACCCGTTGGCACCCAGGACGCCGATCGACTCCCCGGCGTGGGCACGCAGGCTCACCCCGTCCAGGGCGCGGACCTCCACCCTCGGCCAGCGTCCCAGGGCGCGGTAGGCGGCCCGGCGCGCCGGACCCATCGCCCCGAGCGCCTCGGCGTCGGTCGAGGGCGGACGGTAGCGCACCTCCAGGTCCTCGACGAGGACCGTCACCGGCTCCTGCGGCTCGGCGCCCCGGGGCAGGGGCGGGGCGGCGGGCTCAGCGCTCCCGGCCATATGACTCCTCCCTCCACCAGAACAGGACGTAGCCGACCGCGCTCAGGCCCAGGGACCACACGGCCAGCAGCGCCCACAGGCGCAGGGAGGGCACCTGACCGTCGAGCAGGCAGGTCCGGTAGAGCCGCAGCACGAGGTAGCCCGGGTTGAGCTCGACCAGGGCCAGCGCCTGGCTGGAGCCCAGGATGGTCTCGAAGGAGAAGAACACCCCCGAGGCGAAGTACCAGAACCTCGTGGCGAAGCCCCACAGGTTCCTCAGGTCCGGCAGGGCGGTGGTCAGGCAGGCCGCCACGAGCGTCAGGCCCAGGCACAGCGCCTGCTGGAGGACGAAGACAGGCACGGTGAGCAGCCAGGTCCACCCCGGGGCAGCGTGGGGCGGCAGGAGGATGATGAGCACGGCCACGGCCGCCAGGGGCGGGAGCAGGTCGATGGCCCCGCGCACCGTGAAGGACAGGGGCAGGGCGGCCCGCGGGAAGCTGAAGCTGCGCAGGAGGTTGCGTCCCGAGACCATGACCTGGGATCCCGCCGTCACCGCCCGCTGCATGGGCTGGAAGAGCGTGACGCCGATGATGAGGTAGGCGACGTAGTTGTCGATGCCGCTGCTCGTGTCCAGCAGCAGCCCGAAGACGACGAAGAACACCGAGGCGTCGAGCATCGGGCGGACCACGAGCCAGGTGTTGCCCAGGACCGTGCCGCGCTGGCTGGCCAGCGCCCTGGCCCTGGCGTCCTCCCAGATGAAGTGCCGCCAGGCCCACAGGCGCCGGGTGTAGCCCACGAGGTCCCCGCGCGTCCCCACCGGGCTGAGCCCTGTGCACACGTCCTCCCAGCCCATGGTGACCGGCCAGGTCCAGGGCCCGGGCTCGCTGCGCGCGCTCACCGCAGGACCTCGTAGAGCCCGGCGGTGCTCCTGGCGGCCCCGCCCCAGGTCGGCAGGTCCGCCCCTGCTGTCCCGGGGATCCCCTCGCGGTGGGCGCGCACGAGGGCGTCCACGAGCGAGTCGAGGCTGCCGGCACCGAAGACTGCCGAGGGACCCCGGTCGGCGACCTCCCGCAGCGCGGGCAGGTCCGAGACGAGCACCGGGCGCCCCAGGGCCATGGCCGTCATCGGCTTGAGGGGGGTGACGACCCGACACACCGGGGTGTCCAGGCGGGGCACGCAGAAGACGTCGAGGGCGCTGTACCACCGGTGTGCCTGCTCATGAGGCACCCTGCCGGGCAGGACGCACTCCTGGGGCCCCAGGCCCAGGTCGCGGGCCAGGGCCTCCAGACCCGGCCGGGAGACGCCGTCTCCCACGAGCAGGCAGCGCACGTCCAGGCCCTCGGCGCGGCAGCGCGCCACCGCCCGCACGAGCAGGTCGAGCCCCTCGTAGGCGACCATGGAGGACACCGAGCCGACCCACCATCCCTGGTCGGGCAGCCCCAGGGCCCGCCGGGCCCGCCCGGGGGAGACGGGTCGGCTGGAGGGCAGGCGGTCCTCCACGGCGTTGGGCACGACGTGGATGCGTTCGGCGGGCACCCCCCGTGCCACGAGCTCGTCGCGGTGCACGCGTGACAGGGTGATGACGGCGTCGGCCGACAGGGCCATCTCGGTCTCCTTGGCCCGGAGCGCGGCGAAGCGCTGGGAGGCCAGGGCCTCGTCCTGGTCGCGACGCGAGGCCACCCAGGTCATCTCTAGGGCGCCGCGCATCTCGTAGACCCACGGGATCCCGTAGGAGCGGGCCAC contains:
- a CDS encoding glycosyltransferase, whose amino-acid sequence is MADLQPLLNVLLLADTAVQHLGEDPLLLGVQSARRLPPPARAHLARAADSTDGLRHALAEFLRDRPDQARSALARSGPARGWRRRLGAALAVQLGDRGLVGGLEDQPPSLRALDLWSRGHLDQAVDCLAGVGPARSQRARLSAELAMMSPGFRLPDLSPSPAWRRAPQDGPTRVLHLLTNSVPWTASGYALRSHHLLRAQLAEGLEASAITRIGYPVTIGALGARSHEVVDSVHYRRLLPARLAPTLPARLVDTARLVSAHVEHDAPHVLHTTTNYHNALVARSVARSYGIPWVYEMRGALEMTWVASRRDQDEALASQRFAALRAKETEMALSADAVITLSRVHRDELVARGVPAERIHVVPNAVEDRLPSSRPVSPGRARRALGLPDQGWWVGSVSSMVAYEGLDLLVRAVARCRAEGLDVRCLLVGDGVSRPGLEALARDLGLGPQECVLPGRVPHEQAHRWYSALDVFCVPRLDTPVCRVVTPLKPMTAMALGRPVLVSDLPALREVADRGPSAVFGAGSLDSLVDALVRAHREGIPGTAGADLPTWGGAARSTAGLYEVLR
- a CDS encoding glycosyltransferase family 2 protein — translated: MWHPSSKTAADCAPGGREAVEANRRILTQDPSWVRNVVGWRHPLPDRGPLVTVAIATRDRAGLLRETLASVLLQTVEDFEVVVVDDGSQDSIRDVVESFADPRLRYARQDPAGISAARNHALDISRGRYTAVLDDDDLMHPRRLEWQLAALEGDAVGTVGAFVNFDDTTGTTSLCLGRRPVREATSGIGGAPGHGTWMIRTDVMRAVRYDETLATGVDNDFMLRLLRTGAHLVHTGKALTLRRLHPQQVSRCQTSGPSAASRRSLGFLDFRVDPRTMEAYEESLRREGAFPHVEDTSALVDSIRPYLPDGLVRRELDVDCSGVEARELELLRARLEGRGSLRSLMVDGRLVSRHLLVSGATYEDMGVLRRAGLGWEAAVVEACDDPAQVTAGRHDLGWLAEVLSCGPIGRRRWRCVVVLPGGRGEPSPQDPAVEVHELCRRVEDREERWCLWLVMEPIDVLALPGAQGAWFVVGDPAQDPTGPDQEVPA
- a CDS encoding glycosyltransferase; the encoded protein is MTATTKTTTGTRDPDYPRRLLLDEAFLSAELEELAQRRSGPHPVAHDHRAGPRQEAVPGVSVVVATCRGADRLATMMRSLSRQTLPAALFEVVVVCNGPDDGSMELLDRLAGLYPELTVRAVATGEASAGGARNIGLAMARRRFVTMLDDDDELEPRFLATALDHAGEGTVVLLPIVDVSPAGRREERNHLNLRISRLAGRRLPVHEAPWALGFNACKLVETSVARRFTYDPALSSGEDVVYFAHLLTVPGLTLTVPAAAEESAYLRHLSEHSVSRGSDTFDFAVRQRLECVRRLMDIELEDDAAADRARRRLVEAQMAFTARYLQDRPELREEAMEIAADQGLTRAPLHLLNKGLARDLAFLYCFAPYSDSSAVVAAKALVERGRVTDVITATMDGVRRRDPDVRAVVERWLDELVVIETRPSFAGWGDIGAYATQALAAAEERAAVKHYERMYSRALWVGSHVAAALYKLRHWTVRWSAEFSDPMRRDAQGVPRVGPFEDDDVSRRLLAGVRARGFDHELVTSCFDLVELATFVLADELIFTNANQMEYMLADYDDPRLRRLVRGKATVRHHPVPPATAYEAVDADLVLPQGCVNIAYFGSFYPSRGIGEVLVALAGLDETRRRRVRLHVFTNQPDQVREQVAVMGMAPQVHAAPYLPYLAFLNACTRFDVLLVNDVVRDPSMSINPFLPSKYSDYLGSGRAIWGLLDEGSALSAMDLDYRARVGDVVDIRRTLERIVDDLG
- a CDS encoding glycosyltransferase family 2 protein, with the translated sequence MRVSVVIGFRDWGAGRLELAARSVLESLAGLDGQLIVSDYGSRDPEPARAVAAGLGVAHVYTPVQGPWSRSRALNAGFALSDGDLLVSTDADMLFAPGTFPRVVRTARRHAGAALFMQCRDLPVGMDDQWLRLHRPDWADLERAARLRPRWGMGGMMAIPRAGFEALRGFDERFHTYGERISTSRCAPDGPATGPCGSTTPRRGCTTCGTPRPRPRRTAPPGAGRRSRPTAGSSRRTPPG
- a CDS encoding ABC transporter ATP-binding protein, translated to MAGSAEPAAPPLPRGAEPQEPVTVLVEDLEVRYRPPSTDAEALGAMGPARRAAYRALGRWPRVEVRALDGVSLRAHAGESIGVLGANGSGKSTLLRSVAGLEPPTSGTVLARSQPVLLGVNAALVPALSGERNVILGCLAMGMTRSQARDALEGVVELSGIGQAIHRPMRTYSSGMASRLRFAISAAARPDILLIDEALGTGDAAFKERSEAVIAQMLAAAGTVFLVSHAAQTVEETCTRAIWLMRGRVVADGPAPEVAADYRRWSWAVSQDQPERAESVLTEARLRWRPDREARAPETARSPKEAG
- a CDS encoding ABC transporter permease, with translation MSARSEPGPWTWPVTMGWEDVCTGLSPVGTRGDLVGYTRRLWAWRHFIWEDARARALASQRGTVLGNTWLVVRPMLDASVFFVVFGLLLDTSSGIDNYVAYLIIGVTLFQPMQRAVTAGSQVMVSGRNLLRSFSFPRAALPLSFTVRGAIDLLPPLAAVAVLIILLPPHAAPGWTWLLTVPVFVLQQALCLGLTLVAACLTTALPDLRNLWGFATRFWYFASGVFFSFETILGSSQALALVELNPGYLVLRLYRTCLLDGQVPSLRLWALLAVWSLGLSAVGYVLFWWREESYGRER